A single Raphanus sativus cultivar WK10039 unplaced genomic scaffold, ASM80110v3 Scaffold3099, whole genome shotgun sequence DNA region contains:
- the LOC130506309 gene encoding E3 ubiquitin-protein ligase PUB24-like, giving the protein MDHEDEEIEIPSYFICPISLDIMKDPVIAVSGITYDRESIFKWLEEVSSCPVTKQPIPSDSDLTPNHTLRRLIQHWCVENATRGVVRIPTPRVPPGKPDVFEEIKNLKKFVEKGLGREDTLKKLEVLAMEGETNRRLMYEADVHRSLILFVVKCTREQEEEEGQPRIKVQLDESLRLLHLLGVPLHDARTILMENDQILDSLSLVLNQQNFLNKAYTIVLLRNLTVNTSSHIVERLNPEILKGIIGFLKEVVSSFNRTSPNVSDTAQSSNPRLRNKEPSKLDYSLVIKQAVTAALMILLETSSWSGNRINLVDLGAVSQLIELEISSTGDKRATELVLGVLSRLCCCTNGRAEILAHGGGLAIVTKRLLGVSIAADDRALSILSTVSKFSREKDVVEEMVCVGTVEKLCTVLRVDCGLSLKEKAKGILRDHFDEWKKFPCIDVTLLTKLLNSSHEDLLAEFHSKVNV; this is encoded by the exons atggATCATGAAGATGAGGAGATCGAGATACCTAGTTACTTCATCTGCCCAATTTCACTAGACATTATGAAAGATCCAGTCATAGCCGTTTCTGGCATCACTTACGACCGTGAAAGCATCTTTAAGTGGCTTGAAGAGGTCTCTTCATGTCCCGTGACGAAGCAGCCTATTCCTTCTGACTCCGACCTTACGCCTAACCATACGCTCCGCCGTCTGATCCAACACTGGTGCGTGGAGAATGCGACGCGTGGTGTTGTTAGAATCCCTACGCCTAGAGTTCCTCCGGGGAAGCCTGACGTCTTCGAGGAGATCAAGAATCTCAAAAAGTTTGTAGAAAAAG GTTTGGGAAGAGAGGATACGTTGAAGAAGCTTGAGGTTTTAGCTATGGAGGGAGAGACAAATAGGAGACTGATGTATGAAGCAGACGTACATAGGTCTTTGATCTTGTTCGTAGTCAAATGTACTcgtgaacaagaagaagaggagggaCAACCTCGTATCAAAGTGCAGCTAGATGAGTCTCTACGTCTTCTTCACTTGCTCGGTGTTCCATTACACGATGCAAGAACAATCTTGATGGAAAACGATCAGATCTTGGACTCATTGAGTTTGGTTCTAAACCAACAAAACTTCCTCAACAAAGCTTACACAATCGTGCTCTTGAGGAATCTAACGGTGAACACTTCCTCTCACATCGTCGAGAGATTGAATCCCGAGATTTTAAAAGGGATCATAGGTTTCCTCAAAGAAGTAGTTAGTAGTTTCAATCGCACAAGCCCTAACGTGAGTGACACGGCACAATCATCAAACCCTAGATTGAGGAACAAGGAACCTTCAAAACTTGATTATAGCTTGGTTATTAAACAAGCTGTGACCGCCGCGCTGATGATTCTTCTAGAGACCTCTTCTTGGAGCGGGAACCGAATAAACCTTGTTGATCTCGGTGCGGTTTCTCAACTAATCGAACTCGAGATAAGCTCAACTGGTGACAAGAGAGCCACGGAGCTTGTGTTAGGAGTCTTGTCTCGTCTATGCTGTTGTACAAATGGTAGAGCAGAGATTCTTGCACATGGAGGTGGACTCGCTATTGTGACAAAACGGTTGTTGGGAGTTTCGATTGCAGCAGACGATAGAGCTCTCTCTATACTAAGCACAGTATCTAAATTCTCGCGGGAAAAGGATGTGGTGGAAGAGATGGTTTGCGTTGGGACGGTGGAGAAGCTTTGTACCGTTCTAAGAGTGGATTGTGGTTTGAGTTTGAAAGAGAAAGCGAAAGGGATACTTAGAGATCATTTTGATGAGTGGAAGAAGTTTCCATGCATTGATGTAACTCTACTTACTAAACTTTTAAATTCTTCACACGAAGATCTACTGGCGGAGTTTCACTCAAAAGTTAATGTTTAG